TGGTGTTATGGGGCCATTTTGTTTCCACTAGTCCTGGGGCCTttgttaaggtcaacagcatcaGGAACTTTAcaaagtaccaggacattttagccaaaacctggttgcctctgccaagAGGATGTCACTTGGCCACaattggatcttccagcaagacaataacctaagcACACATAAAAAAATCCACaaataaatggttaattgaccacaaaaccaacatttttgcaatggccatctcagtctccggacttgaaaacctgtggtttgaattgaagagggcagtccataagctcAGATGAGggtatcaaggatctggaaagattctgtatggaggcattttttatttcacctttatttaactaggcaaatcatataaagaacaaattcttattttcaatgacggcctaggaacaatgggttaactgccttgttcaggggcagaacgacagatttttaccttgtcagctcgaggattcgatcttgcaaccccTTGGTTGAGATCCCAAGATCCCTTCCAATGTGTCcactaatctcataaaacattttagaaaaaggctcggCGTCGTTATCCTTGTAAAGCTAGTGCACTGAGTGTACTCACTTTGTTTCATGTTGAACTTGTGGACCTCCTTTGCAAAGTATGCCTCCTCTTCTGCATCCCGAGTGGGCGGTATGTACGTCTGCACCTGCTCCTCACTCAGCTCCACTGTGATGTTGTAGATGGACATCAGGGAGGTTGGGACCTCCTCAGAGTCTCCCTCCTGGTCAATCTCTGGCTCCTTGGGCAGCCGCAGCTTGCTCAGTATCTGTCCACGGATGGCCTCAATACGTTTCCTCTTCACCAGCTCCAAGTCCAGTGACTTACAGGTGGACATGGCTTCATTCCGACACACATATTCCAGCGCCAATAAGGCAACCAGCGTCAAACATTCTGCCCTCATGGCCCACTTCAAAAGAGGAACGACGTCTAAAGACAGCAGGCTTTCAGAGATGACTATTGTGTGGATTTTACCGTCCTGTTTGAGCTCGCCGAGTCCCTTTGCGGGAGCTGATTTCAATGCACTACTCCTGCTGCTGTCACAATACTCACTGAAACACAGGAGGCTCTTCAGGATCTCAAGTTGAGCTCCTCTGTGACTGGCGCACGCTGTGGAACCGAGGTCAGACCACGGAGAAGCACCACAAGAGCTCAGCCTAGACTGAGTCACTGTCTCACTGGTACAGTGCCTCGCATACTCTCAGTGCTCCCTAGAGGCAGTCTCAACTCAAGGAATGAATGATCTACAGCACATCACCACATTACTACCTGTCCCTGggacccaaatacacacacacacgttaatatAACAAACAAGCTCTGGAAACAGGTGGCCCTGTGTAAACTGTGAGATTTGGAAAGTCATGAACTATAAAAGGGAAATCTCAATGAAAATTGTCAAGTTGTCTCAACTTTCTTCCCCACCCTCTATAAACTTTAAATTAGTTCAAATCCATTCctaagcactttttttttttgcaaatgtgacAGTCTTCTTACAACATTACTGAAGAAAGGGCCATTTCATTAGTGTAGAAAAATCACAATATTGAGAAGTGGTCTTTAAGTTATTcataaacacatgcacacagcaTATTGCATTAAGCATAAGAAATGTTAGGAGTCAAAAAACTACTGCCTAGCTTCAATTCAAATTCTCCAAGACTGATGCTGTCACTCACTAGACCAGTAGACGCACTTTCCAATCCCAACCTTGCCAGAGACCACCACAACAAATGAAAGAGCAGAGACATCCTAACAGCAACAACAAACTCGCCCACACGTAGTTACAGCTCCTTCTCTAGTCTTACTATATTCAGATCCAGTTAGTTAAAACGTTTCAGACTAAAATAAAAACTCTGGACACAATATTTCCTGTTAGACCCTACTGTTCATGCATTCATTGTGCGGTTTGTTTTACTAGTCATCCTCAGCCACGGATATTTTTCTCCAGTTCCTCTCTTGCACTAAAAATGTATGACACTAAGTCCAGGAAGTGAGCAGCATTGTGAAACTTCTGCCATTTCAAAGCACAGGGCTGCTTGTTCTGTTAGCTTTGCTGGAAGACAACACATGGAAGAACTTAAAATAACTGGTTGATTTGCTAAATTCAATCCACCTGCAAGTGCTAAAAACGTAGCATCATCCATAGTATCATCTAAAAAGACTGGCATGGCTACAATATCTTTATagttcatatacagttgaagtcggaagtttacatacacttaggttggagtcattaaaaaaattgtttttcaaacactccacaaatttcttgttaacaaactatagttttggcaagtcggttaggacatctactttgtgcatgacacaaagtaGTAATTTttcttataattcactgtatcacaattccagtgggtcagaagtttacatacactaagttgacatcctttaaacagcttggaaaattccagaaaattatgtcatggcttttgaagcttctgacaggctaattgacataatttgagtcaattggaggtatacctgtggatgtatttcaaggcctaccgtcaaactccgtgcctctttgcttgacatcatgagaaaatcaaaaggaatcagccaagaacccagaaaaaatattgtagacctccacaagtctggttcatccttgggagcaatttccaaacgcctgaaggtaccgcgttcatctgtacaaacaatagtacgcaagtataaacaccatggaaccatgcagccatcatactgctcagggaggagatgtgttatgtctcctagagatgaacgtactttggtgcgaaaagtgcaaatcaatcccagaacaacagcaaaggaccttgtgaagatgctggaggaaatgggtacaaaagtatctatatccacagtaaaacgagttctacatcgacataacctgaaaggccgctcagcaaggaagaaaccataaaaaagccagactacggtttgcaactgcacatggggacaaagaacgtaccttttggagaaatgtcctctggtctgatgaaacaaaaattcaaactgtttggccataatgaccaccattatgtttggaggaaaaagggggaggcttgcaagccgaagaacaccatcccaaccgtaaaacgcgggggaggcagcatcatgttgtgggggttctttgctacaggagggactggtgcacttcacaaaacagatgtcatcatgaggaagcaaaatgatgtggatatattgaagcaacatctcaagacatcagtcaggaagttggttgcaaatgggtcttccaaatggacaatgaccccaagcatacctccaaagttgtggcaaaatggcttaaggacaacaaagtcaaggtattggagtggccatcacaaagccctgacctcaatcctatagaacatttgtgggcagaactgaaaaagcctgtgcgagcaaggaggcctacaaacttgactcagtcacatcagctctgtcaggaggaatgggccaaaattcacccaacttattttgggaatcttgtggaaggctacccgaaacgttagacccaagtttaacaatttaaaggcaatgctaccaaatactaattgagtgtatgtaaacttctgacccactgggaatgtgatgaaagaaataaaagctgaaatggagtcaacatgggccagcatccctgtggaacgctttcgacaccttgtagagtccatgccccgacgaattgaggcttttttgcaactcaatattaggaaggtgttcctaatgctttgttATATTCAGTGTATTTTGTCTCCACCCTGTGTTTACTACAATCTACTATCAAACTTTAACAACTGCATATTATTACGAAAAATAAAATTATTGATGAGTGAATTAATTGTGTCATTAGATATGAAACTTGCAAACTTTGAGGGAATATTTGTAAAGAAAAATGATGCAGGTTAGGTTATATATCACAGGCATGCAGGTAATGATTTATTTACATAATTTTACTATATAAAAAAAAAGTTCATAGGAAAATAGAAAACTCAAATTAAGTACAGTATAAAATCTGGTTTGCATTTTTAAATACCTGTTatataaaatgtttaaaataatatcaaaaaTTTTAAATCAGGAAGGCAGATTGTGTTGAAAGGCTCACCCCCCCCTTGTGGAGAAATAGGGGAAAGACACACATTTGCATGTTGGGGTCTTCTCATTATACACATACATggccaaaattatgtggacacctgctcgaacatctcattccaaaatcatggccattaatatgaggttggtcccccctttgctgccatatcagcctccactcttctgggaaggctttccactacatgttggaacattgctgcagggacttgcttccattcagccacaagagctttagtaaggtcaggcactgatgatgggcgattaggcttggctcgcagtcggtgctCCATTTCATTCCAAAAGTGTTCAATGgggctgaggtcagggctctgtgcaggccagtcaagttcttccacaccgatctcagcaaaccatttctgtatggaccttgctttgtgcattgtcatgctgaaacaggaaaaggcctaccacaaagttggaagcacagaatcatctagaatgtcattgtatgctgtagctttaagttttcccttcactggaaaaaaggggcctagcccatgaaaaacagccccagaccattattcctcctccaccaaactttagagttagcactatgcattagggcaggaAGCGTTCTTCTAGCATCCGAcaaacccagatttgtttgtTGGACTGCCAGAATGTGAAGCGTGatccatcactccagagaacatgtttccactgctccagagtccaactgcagcgagctttacaccactccagccaacgcttggcattgcacatggtgatcttaggcttgtgtgcggctgcttggccatggaaacccatttcatgaagctcctgacaaacagtttttgtgctgacgttgcttccagaggcagtttggaacttggtattGAGTgtcgcaaccgaggacagatgatttttacacggtacacgcttcagcactcggcggccccgttctgtgagcttgtgtgcctaccacttcacggctgagcatttattgctcctagacgtttccacttcacaataacaccacttacagttgaccgggtcagctctagcagggccgaaatttgataaactgacttgttggaaatatGGCATCCTAAGactgtgccatgttgaaagtgactgaactcttcagtaaggccattctactgccaatattttcctatggagattgcatagcagtgtgcttgattttatacacctgacagcaaggggtgtggctgaaatagccgaatccactaatttgaattggtgtccacatacttttgtatctaTAGTGAATGTATGCAACATCAACACATCTCACAAGGCAAAATATCTAATCTGACTTGCTCAGTCTTATGTACCCGTTGCAGATATGGCCAAAATCCACACCCACTAACAATACAGTGCTCCATTCAGGCCTCTCTCCATTCACCCTTTGCTCTGTCCAATCTCTCAACATTTCAGCTCTCTACACCATATCTGTCAAAGTGTCGCATGATGATGCTTAGCTCCAGCTCTACAGTGCCCATAGCCACTGTGTGCAGCCTATATCTGTccgccccactgtatatgatgtCTGGGGAGCGCAGCAGGGGACCTCCACCCACAAAGGTTTGAGCTATCTGCTCTTGCCAGGATCCCAGTGGTCTCCAGGTCACACAGCGTACATGGTGGTGCCCTGGGCTGGAGGGCACATGGCAATATCCATACCCATACAGCTGACAGCGCCCAAATGCATCCTGGTGCCAAACCTGCAGATGAAGCTTGGGCCAGCCTAATGGGGAAGAGAAGTCAAATAtagtaacattttatttgtcacgtgccaaatacaacaggtgtagacgttactGTAAAATGCTTACATATgagcccaacaatgcagttataaAATAAGAAAATTagcaaataaaaatagaaaatagtaacacaatcaTAATAAATAACAAcagcgaggctacatacaagtACCAGttctgagtcaatgtgcaggggtacgaggtagttgaggtaatatatacatgtaggtaggggtaaaagtgacaaggcaatcaggatagaaaataaacagagcagcagtgtatgtggagtgtgaaagtgtgtgtgtgaggcatctATATGCATGtgtaacatgtgtgtgtgtgtaacgtgtgtgtgtgcatgtgttggggtgtcagtgtatgtgtgcgggtagagtccagtgagtgtccacgcatagagtcagtgtaaaagagtcagtgcaaaaaaaggtcaatgcaaatagtccgggtagccatttgatcaactgttcagcagttttatgaattgggggtagaagctgttcaggtgccttttggtcccagacttggcgctccggtactgcttggcGTGCAggagcagagtgaacagtctattgcttgggtggctggagtctttgaaaatgttCCAGTCTTACCCTGTTATTTTTAACCTGAAAGCTAGGCTTGGTAGATGTAGGTATGTAAGTTATGTAGCTTTTAATTGACGTCTGTGATGAACTGCTACTTATAAATTGTCAGGAAGGTAGCTAACTACCTTGCAGTCCTTTAGTGGTGTAGTGCAGATCAATGGGATGACTCCAGTATGCCATGTCCCCTGTCTGAGGCAAATCCACTTGGGTCTGCCCCTCCTTCAAGCCCGAGAGAAGTCGCCATGCACCCCCTTACATAGCGAAATAGACGTGTGGTTGGAAACAGAGAATCCACAATCACAACGGATGAGGTGAAGTAAAATGCTCAATAAAATAATCTGAATACAACAAAAGACACCTGTATGAATTCCCCACTTGCAGAAGAGACTGCTCTGAGGGAAGCCGCTTGCCCCAACGATCTGACCGACAATGTGCAGCTCTGCCATTACCGGTATATGTGCAGCTCCTCTGCCTGCAGGTAGAGCACGTAATAACGCTGAATTGAACATCTGTTTACAGTGTCAGTGGCTAGCTGggattagctagctagttagctatctggctaacgttagctagctagcctcgtAGTCGTAGGTTCAAATGATACATTTGTCAACATAGCTGGCCTGAAATATGGTTGTTAGTTAGTTAGCAAACTAGAACATTTGATTAACGTTTTAATACATCACTTTATACAAAACATAGTcagtaaaacaaaaacaataatgtCAAAAACACAGCTACCGCTTGGATTCAATCAGATGAAAATGCTGAAGCCACCATGATCCTCATTTCCTTGGCAACCAAACAAGAAACTACGGAAGCTGACGTTGAGAGAAATCGGCAAAAGGTTTTGACCGCTCTGTTCCCTTCCTTCCACAAGGGGATCAAATATTTATGTCAAGAGAGGGAATTTGTCtttataaactttttttttttaatcaataattgGTGTTTACCTAATGCTCTTATGGTTGTACTCCTTGCCTGGATGACCTTGTAgaaaactagggaaattgtgaaCTGCCTTATTGCAATGGAAGACTGTTTTCTATAGACAAAGATGCGCAACAGTAGCCGGCtgtgtacatttatttcaatCAAATGTTTGTGATGATGCATTATTGTGTACTAACTAGGGTACACAAGGCTGCATATTGCTCGCTATGGAGGTAAGAGACAATGAAACACTTTCCCATTGGACCCTGGTATTTAATTAAGCAACATATAATTAAACTAAAAACAAACAGTTGAAAAGAGAAGGTATGCTTACATTACATCATTAAAAACAGTATCAAGAAAGCCATGTTCTATCCACAGCCAGATAATGGCATCAGACAGGTTGAAAACAGACAAggataaaaaataagaaaatagagcttcaatgttttttttttatcagcaCATATCACTCACAAATGGGTCAACAATAAGAGGCAATTGCCCTTGTATTttcatagagtaccacagtatgagtcataatacccataaaacctagcggtcaaacaaggaaatggttccaatcatttctcccataggggattttagaagtcaccttgtctgagagagatttacatggttgtCAAAACGTCATACCATGgtgagcctacacaaaacacagcccctattttaagtgtttctaaaattccctatgggaaaaatggtGTAAAAGCGATTGGAAccaatttccctgtttgacctttaggttttatgggtattgacacctccactgtggagctCTATTAAGGATGGACAGGAGGATTGAAAGTCTTGGCAGTAGATGTCATCATTTCTCCACTAGAATGAATGTCCCCCACAGTCAAAGACATAAAAGTCAGAGTCAGCCCCCTTTAAAGCCAAAGTTGTGGAAGTGAGGAGAGTCAACAGTTTGGTTGCAGGAGTGGTGCACCCCTGCTGAGCCCAGGTCAGAGAAGTCTGTGGTTGGGCGGCAGGTCAGGAGGCCTTGCGTCAGAGTTAGCAGAGAATGCACCCAGGTAAGCCATGGCAGAGGAAGCAGCAGCCCTTCTCATCAGTAAATACACAGCCCTCACTGCCCGGACATCATGGCTGGTGCCAAGGTGCAGACAGTCCACTGGACTATTTGTCCCTTTGTTCCTCTTCATGTGGGGAGATTGCATGCCTGTGgtggatggtagagagagaacatctgtCATGCACATCCTTAATTGCAATTTACACCACTACACGTTGCATAAACCTCTACTTTTATCAAAAACTTCGGCTTTCAGCACCCAAAGAAAAGCTTGCATTTACACAGGACAAGCATAGGTACAAAGAAAGCATTAAAGAATGAAAATTTGTACTATCGACAGATAGGGACTCGATGTAGTCGGGGGTGCAGTCCGCCCACACTCGTCACCGCTGAACTCCATCGTATGACGTGGAGTTGAGTTTATGGtcctttcaagacaactgggaacttgtcAGGGATCTTCAGGTCCAGTTCCagacttggaattctgagttggatgaccgtttaaAACGATTtctcccagtcggagctcgtgtTTTTTCGTAGTTCCCATGTTGTGTTGAACGCACCGAAgtcggaagtcagagatttccaagttcccagttgtttttaaCACGGCATTGTAGATCAGTCAGCCAGCAGTCGCCTTCACTGTCGGCTGCATTGTCGAACAATCCCCGTTTCCACATGTTAGAAACAAACTGGCTAGTTATGAGGAGGGAAATTCCacttgaattcaatcactttttgacagcatcccttttgatttaaacaaaactttccatacatgtttgcACATGGAATAAGTGGTCAGAAAGTTACGTTTTGTACCGGAATACCAAAACATTTAGGAAATAAAATgggctcaaagttgacccattttgcacaGGGTGAATTACGAATAAGTGGGACACTTTGCATTTCCGTCTTCTTTCGACATCTATTTAACATATTAACCCAATAcatgatacatttctgaaatCAAGATGTTTtctaattaaaaaaacattttgatatcATATTTACAGGAGGCATGACACACCCATTTGTGTATACTGAGGCAAAACCATATTTTCAATTCGCATGTGGTAGACTGGGACAGCAGGTTAGCTaaactgggacaccactactttAGTCCTAATTGTACCCCAATGACAATTCAATAAACTTTTGTGTGTTTAGGAAACTTCTGAGGATTTCAAAAATGTATCACGTGTTGGGATAATATGTTGGATAGATGTTTGAAGAGGTTTAACTAAAAAAAACAGCACTGCAAGAACCAGAGCCCTGACTAATCTAAGTACATGGGGTCTCAAATAAAAACTGGATCTCTTTTCTCCATTGGAAAAGCGTATTATGCTGTCCCACTTTATCTACTCCATACTGTcctactttagctagctatggttGGTGAACAAAGAAAATGACTGAATTACAAAATTGAAACATAATATTGGCAATGTTCTATATATTTTGATGCAGCAGTACATAGTATG
Above is a window of Oncorhynchus tshawytscha isolate Ot180627B linkage group LG30, Otsh_v2.0, whole genome shotgun sequence DNA encoding:
- the LOC112228144 gene encoding B9 domain-containing protein 2 isoform X2; this encodes MAELHIVGQIVGASGFPQSSLFCKWGIHTGGAWRLLSGLKEGQTQVDLPQTGDMAYWSHPIDLHYTTKGLQGWPKLHLQVWHQDAFGRCQLYGYGYCHVPSSPGHHHVRCVTWRPLGSWQEQIAQTFVGGGPLLRSPDIIYSGADRYRLHTVAMGTVELELSIIMRHFDRYGVES
- the LOC112228144 gene encoding B9 domain-containing protein 2 isoform X1 gives rise to the protein MFNSALLRALPAGRGAAHIPVMAELHIVGQIVGASGFPQSSLFCKWGIHTGGAWRLLSGLKEGQTQVDLPQTGDMAYWSHPIDLHYTTKGLQGWPKLHLQVWHQDAFGRCQLYGYGYCHVPSSPGHHHVRCVTWRPLGSWQEQIAQTFVGGGPLLRSPDIIYSGADRYRLHTVAMGTVELELSIIMRHFDRYGVES